The following coding sequences are from one Solea solea chromosome 11, fSolSol10.1, whole genome shotgun sequence window:
- the LOC131468426 gene encoding glucose-6-phosphate 1-dehydrogenase isoform X2 has translation MSNIPLSRSEVFGELRQELYDDEEFHQTDVHVFFIMGASGDLAKKKIYPTLWWLFRDGLLPEQTYFVGFARSNMTVDAIRAACLPYMKVTDTEAERVSAFFSRNTYISGKYDDASSFSNLNTHVLSLPGGPKANRLFYLALPPTVYHNVTENIKHHCMSTNGWNRVIVEKPFGRDLQSSEELSAHLSSLFSEDQIYRIDHYLGKEMVQNLMVLRFGNQIFGPIWNRDSVACVVLTFKEPFGTQGRGGYFDDFGIIRDVMQNHLLQMLCLVAMEKPTSTSSDDVRDEKVKVLKCISPVTMSDVVLGQYVGDPDGEGEAKQGYLDDPTVPKGSTQATFATTVIYVRNHRWDGVPFILRCGKALNERKAEVRLQFKDVPGDIFAKQCHRNELVVRVQPNEAIYVKMMSKKPGVYFSPEETELDLTYRSRYKDVKLPDAYERLILDVFCGSQMHFVRSDELREAWRIFSPLLHQIDNDKPKPVPYKYGSRGPAEADELSKRVGYRYAGTYKWVNPHRL, from the exons GGGGATCTGGCTAAGAAGAAAATCTACCCAACTCTGTG GTGGTTGTTCAGAGACGGCCTCCTCCCTGAGCAGACGTATTTTGTAGGATTTGCTCGCTCTAACATGACAGTAGATGCAATCCGAGCTGCTTGCTTGCCATACATGAAG GTGACGGATACAGAGGCAGAGCGAGTGTCGGCCTTCTTCAGCAGAAACACGTACATCAGCGGGAAATACGATGACGCAAGTTCCTTCTCTAACCTCAACACGCACGTCTTGTCTCTGCCTGGAGGACCCAAGGCAAACCGTCTTTTTTACCTGGCCCTGCCACCCACCGTCTACCACAATGTTACAGAAAACATTAAGCACCACTGTATGAGCACAAA TGGGTGGAACCGGGTAATAGTAGAGAAGCCATTTGGACGAGACCTTCAGAGCTCTGAGGAGCTGTCGGCTcacctctcctccctcttctctgaAGACCAGATCTACCGCATAGATCACTATCTGGGCAAAGAAATGGTGCAGAATCTTATGGTGCTCAG GTTTGGGAACCAGATTTTTGGGCCAATCTGGAACAGAGACAGTGTGGCCTGTGTCGTCCTCACCTTTAAAGAACCGTTTGGCACTCAGGGACGAGGGGGCTACTTTGATGATTTTGGCATCATCCG TGATGTCATGCAGAACCACTTGCTCCAGATGCTCTGTCTGGTTGCCATGGAGAAGCCAACGTCCACCAGCTCTGACGATGTCAGGGATGAAAAG GTGAAGGTGCTGAAGTGCATCTCTCCAGTGACCATGTCAGATGTGGTGCTGGGCCAGTATGTTGGGGATCCTGACGGTGAGGGAGAGGCTAAACAAGGTTACCTCGATGATCCCACAGTTCCCAAAGGATCAACACAGGCCACCTTTGCCACCACTGTGATCTATGTGCGCAACCATCGCTGGGATG GGGTTCCTTTCATCCTTCGCTGTGGTAAAGCTCTGAACGAGAGGAAAGCTGAGGTGCGGCTGCAGTTCAAAGACGTTCCGGGAGACATTTTTGCGAAACAGTGTCACAGGAATGAGCTGGTTGTGCGTGTGCAGCCCAATGAAGCCATCTACGTCAAGATGATGAGCAAAAAACCCGGCGTGTACTTTAGCCCAGAGGAAACTGAGCTGGACCTCACCTACAGGAGTCGATACAAG GACGTGAAGCTTCCTGATGCTTACGAGCGCCTCATCCTCGACGTCTTCTGCGGGAGTCAGATGCACTTTGTACGCAG TGATGAACTACGGGAAGCATGGAGGATCTTCTCGCCTCTCCTCCACCAGATAGACAACGACAAGCCAAAACCGGTTCCGTACAAATATGGGAG CCGAGGCCCAGCAGAAGCAGACGAGCTTTCAAAGAGAGTTGGATATCGCTATGCCGGCACGTACAAATGGGTCAATCCTCACCGATTGTAG
- the LOC131468427 gene encoding glycerol-3-phosphate dehydrogenase [NAD(+)], cytoplasmic, translated as MATPSKVCIIGSGNWGSAIAKIVGTNAAQNSNFDNTVKMWVFEETVNGRKLTEIINNEHENVKYLSGHKLPTNVLAVPDLVEASRDADILVFVIPHQFVGKACDSMKGKIKSDALGISLIKGVDEGPDGLKLISDVIQEKLGITMSVLMGANIANEVADGKFCETTIGCKNKNHGALLKELMQTDNFRVTVVEEYDVVEICGALKNIVAVGAGFCDGLGFGDNTKAAVIRLGLMEMIAFARIFCTAGPVSSATFLESCGVADLITTCYGGRNRKVAEAFVKTGKSIEELEQEMLNGQKLQGPATAAEVYLILKHKNLIDKFPLFNAVYEICFQGHPVSEFISCLQNHPEHM; from the exons ATGGCAACTCCAAGTAAAGTCTGCATCATCGGCTCGGGAAACtg GGGTTCTGCTATTGCCAAGATAGTGGGTACCAATGCTGCTCAGAATTCAAACTTTgacaacactgtaaaaatgtgggTATTTGAGGAGACGGTCAACGGACGAAAACTGACTGAAATAATCAACAACGAGCATGAAAACGTGAAGTACCTTTCTGGACACAAGCTGCCCACAAATGTG CTGGCCGTCCCAGACCTGGTGGAGGCGTCCAGAGATGCAGACATCTTGGTATTTGTGATCCCTCATCAGTTTGTTGGGAAAGCGTGTGATTCCATGAAGGGGAAGATTAAGAGTGACGCACTGGGGATTTCCCTCATCAAG GGTGTAGACGAGGGACCCGATGGACTTAAACTCATCTCTGACGTCATCCAGGAGAAGCTGGGTATCACCATGAGTGTGCTGATGGGGGCCAACATTGCCAATGAGGTTGCGGATGGGAAGTTTTGCGAGACCACCATTG GATGTAAGAATAAAAACCATGGTGCTCTCCTAAAGGAACTCATGCAGACCGACAACTTTAGAGTAACTGTAGTAGAGGAATACGATGTGGTGGAAATCTGTGGAGCCCTGAAG AACATCGTTGCGGTCGGGGCCGGCTTCTGTGACGGTCTGGGCTTCGGGGACAACACGAAGGCGGCAGTGATCAGACTGGGGCTGATGGAGATGATCGCGTTCGCGCGCATCTTCTGCACGGCTGGGCCAGTGTCTTCTGCCACCTTCCTGGAGAGCTGCGGCGTTGCCGACCTCATCACCACCTGCTACGGCGGCCGTAACCGCAAAGTAGCGGAGGCCTTTGTCAAGACAGGGAAG tCCATTGAGGAGCTGGAGCAAGAGATGCTGAATGGTCAGAAGCTTCAGGGACCAGCGACGGCAGCTGAGGTCTATCTCATCCTCAAGCACAAGAACCTCATTGACAA GTTCCCTCTGTTCAACGCAGTGTACGAGATCTGCTTCCAGGGTCATCCGGTCTCAGAGTTTATAAGCTGTTTGCAGAACCACCCGGAGCACATGTGA
- the LOC131468426 gene encoding glucose-6-phosphate 1-dehydrogenase isoform X1, with translation MGTQASAEKMSNIPLSRSEVFGELRQELYDDEEFHQTDVHVFFIMGASGDLAKKKIYPTLWWLFRDGLLPEQTYFVGFARSNMTVDAIRAACLPYMKVTDTEAERVSAFFSRNTYISGKYDDASSFSNLNTHVLSLPGGPKANRLFYLALPPTVYHNVTENIKHHCMSTNGWNRVIVEKPFGRDLQSSEELSAHLSSLFSEDQIYRIDHYLGKEMVQNLMVLRFGNQIFGPIWNRDSVACVVLTFKEPFGTQGRGGYFDDFGIIRDVMQNHLLQMLCLVAMEKPTSTSSDDVRDEKVKVLKCISPVTMSDVVLGQYVGDPDGEGEAKQGYLDDPTVPKGSTQATFATTVIYVRNHRWDGVPFILRCGKALNERKAEVRLQFKDVPGDIFAKQCHRNELVVRVQPNEAIYVKMMSKKPGVYFSPEETELDLTYRSRYKDVKLPDAYERLILDVFCGSQMHFVRSDELREAWRIFSPLLHQIDNDKPKPVPYKYGSRGPAEADELSKRVGYRYAGTYKWVNPHRL, from the exons GGGGATCTGGCTAAGAAGAAAATCTACCCAACTCTGTG GTGGTTGTTCAGAGACGGCCTCCTCCCTGAGCAGACGTATTTTGTAGGATTTGCTCGCTCTAACATGACAGTAGATGCAATCCGAGCTGCTTGCTTGCCATACATGAAG GTGACGGATACAGAGGCAGAGCGAGTGTCGGCCTTCTTCAGCAGAAACACGTACATCAGCGGGAAATACGATGACGCAAGTTCCTTCTCTAACCTCAACACGCACGTCTTGTCTCTGCCTGGAGGACCCAAGGCAAACCGTCTTTTTTACCTGGCCCTGCCACCCACCGTCTACCACAATGTTACAGAAAACATTAAGCACCACTGTATGAGCACAAA TGGGTGGAACCGGGTAATAGTAGAGAAGCCATTTGGACGAGACCTTCAGAGCTCTGAGGAGCTGTCGGCTcacctctcctccctcttctctgaAGACCAGATCTACCGCATAGATCACTATCTGGGCAAAGAAATGGTGCAGAATCTTATGGTGCTCAG GTTTGGGAACCAGATTTTTGGGCCAATCTGGAACAGAGACAGTGTGGCCTGTGTCGTCCTCACCTTTAAAGAACCGTTTGGCACTCAGGGACGAGGGGGCTACTTTGATGATTTTGGCATCATCCG TGATGTCATGCAGAACCACTTGCTCCAGATGCTCTGTCTGGTTGCCATGGAGAAGCCAACGTCCACCAGCTCTGACGATGTCAGGGATGAAAAG GTGAAGGTGCTGAAGTGCATCTCTCCAGTGACCATGTCAGATGTGGTGCTGGGCCAGTATGTTGGGGATCCTGACGGTGAGGGAGAGGCTAAACAAGGTTACCTCGATGATCCCACAGTTCCCAAAGGATCAACACAGGCCACCTTTGCCACCACTGTGATCTATGTGCGCAACCATCGCTGGGATG GGGTTCCTTTCATCCTTCGCTGTGGTAAAGCTCTGAACGAGAGGAAAGCTGAGGTGCGGCTGCAGTTCAAAGACGTTCCGGGAGACATTTTTGCGAAACAGTGTCACAGGAATGAGCTGGTTGTGCGTGTGCAGCCCAATGAAGCCATCTACGTCAAGATGATGAGCAAAAAACCCGGCGTGTACTTTAGCCCAGAGGAAACTGAGCTGGACCTCACCTACAGGAGTCGATACAAG GACGTGAAGCTTCCTGATGCTTACGAGCGCCTCATCCTCGACGTCTTCTGCGGGAGTCAGATGCACTTTGTACGCAG TGATGAACTACGGGAAGCATGGAGGATCTTCTCGCCTCTCCTCCACCAGATAGACAACGACAAGCCAAAACCGGTTCCGTACAAATATGGGAG CCGAGGCCCAGCAGAAGCAGACGAGCTTTCAAAGAGAGTTGGATATCGCTATGCCGGCACGTACAAATGGGTCAATCCTCACCGATTGTAG